In Eleutherodactylus coqui strain aEleCoq1 chromosome 11, aEleCoq1.hap1, whole genome shotgun sequence, a single window of DNA contains:
- the LOC136582636 gene encoding protein kinase C delta type-like, with translation MPCSTHVLLGLEYLSCGDLDQLLQSKGRLDVNSTRFYAAEMVCGIQHLHAKGIIHRDLKPENILVAETGHVKITDFGLALENMHGDRTATDHAGTEGYIAPEMDAGEEYNAAVDWFSFGVIINKMITGEREYKPKLFNESTSGAKNIILQSDSCNFSQ, from the exons atgccatgctct acgcacgTTCTACTCGGACTGGAGTATctgagctgcggggacctggaccaacTCCTGCAGTCGAAGGGACGGCTCGATGTCAACAgcaccagattctacgctgcagagatggtgtgcggcatccagcacctccacgccaaggggatcatccacagagatctgAAGCCCGAGAACATCCTGGTGGCTGAGACGGGCCATGTGAAGATCACAGATTTCGGTCTTGCCTTGGAGAACATGCACGGAGACCGAACGGCCACCGATCATGCTGGGACCGAAGgctatattgctcctgag atggacgccggagaggaatacaacgccgccgtcgattggttttcatttggagtcatcatCAATAAAATGATTACTGGCGAGCGTGAGTATAAACCaaaactctttaatgagtccacctccggagcgaagaacatcatcttacAG tcagattcttgtaattttagtcagtaa